The following proteins are co-located in the Deltaproteobacteria bacterium genome:
- a CDS encoding site-2 protease family protein, which produces MTARQLLPYIISLPPFLLAITVHEVAHGYIAYRKGDHTARLMGRITLNPIRHLDPIGSVLFPLILAMSGTGIIFGWAKPVPVNSFNFKSPRKDMVSVSLAGPASNLLLAMVFAFLFRIMLWFPGANAVWNSPVLGPLAGMLIVGIKISIYLGVFNLLPIHPLDGSHILEGLLPAQQAMAYSRMASYGWIILLALLFTGVLNQIIVPFYRVIYLMIRAIFGI; this is translated from the coding sequence ATGACCGCCAGACAACTTTTGCCCTACATCATCAGTCTTCCGCCGTTTCTCCTGGCCATAACTGTCCACGAGGTGGCCCATGGCTACATAGCCTACCGCAAGGGGGATCACACGGCGCGGCTCATGGGGAGGATCACCCTTAATCCCATCAGGCACCTCGACCCCATCGGGTCCGTCCTCTTCCCCCTTATACTGGCCATGTCCGGGACGGGAATAATCTTCGGGTGGGCCAAGCCCGTCCCGGTCAACTCCTTCAATTTCAAGTCTCCCCGGAAAGACATGGTGAGTGTCTCCCTTGCCGGCCCGGCGAGCAACCTGCTCCTCGCCATGGTGTTCGCGTTCCTGTTCAGAATTATGCTCTGGTTCCCGGGGGCAAACGCCGTCTGGAACTCGCCCGTCTTGGGACCGCTGGCCGGCATGTTGATTGTCGGCATCAAGATATCCATCTACCTTGGGGTATTCAACCTTCTTCCCATTCACCCTCTGGACGGGAGCCATATACTCGAGGGCCTCCTCCCTGCCCAACAGGCCATGGCCTATTCCCGTATGGCGAGCTACGGGTGGATCATCCTCCTGGCGCTCCTTTTCACAGGGGTACTCAATCAGATCATCGTTCCTTTCTACCGCGTGATCTACCTGATGATCCGCGCCATATTCGGAATCTGA
- the trpS gene encoding tryptophan--tRNA ligase, whose product MKRVLSGMRPTGPLHIGHYLGALSNWIDLQNEYECFYFVADWHALSTMYDDPASIEEFTLDIVMDWLSVGLDPERSTLFLQSAILEHAELFVLLSMITPLSWLERVPSYKETRRQLSHKDLSTLGFLGYPLLQTSDIIIYRANFVPVGIDQLPHLELSREIVRRFNNMYAPGGKEIFPEPLHLLTEAPKVPGTDGRKMSKSYGNAIFLKDAAEVVWDKLRPMVTDPARVRRTDPGDPEKCPVFELHTFFTPENLRDEAAEGCRKASIGCIDCKKILYGEMERILGPLREKRRIYEDKPGLVGEILADGSKKARMECGRTMDAVRKAIQLYPLPAGGLKG is encoded by the coding sequence ATGAAACGGGTTCTCTCCGGCATGCGGCCCACGGGACCGCTGCACATCGGGCACTACCTGGGAGCGCTGAGCAATTGGATCGATCTCCAGAATGAGTACGAGTGTTTCTATTTTGTCGCCGACTGGCATGCTCTTTCCACCATGTACGACGATCCGGCCTCGATCGAGGAGTTCACACTCGACATCGTCATGGATTGGCTAAGCGTCGGCCTCGATCCGGAGCGCTCGACTCTTTTCCTCCAGTCGGCCATCCTGGAGCACGCGGAACTTTTCGTCCTGCTCTCCATGATAACGCCCCTTTCGTGGCTCGAAAGGGTGCCGTCCTATAAGGAGACCCGTCGGCAGCTCTCCCACAAGGACCTCTCCACCCTCGGTTTTCTGGGGTACCCGCTCCTCCAGACGTCCGACATCATCATCTACAGGGCCAACTTCGTCCCCGTAGGTATCGATCAGCTTCCTCACCTGGAGCTGTCACGGGAAATCGTGAGGCGTTTCAACAATATGTATGCCCCCGGCGGGAAAGAGATCTTTCCCGAGCCCCTGCACCTGCTGACGGAGGCTCCCAAGGTCCCCGGAACCGATGGGAGAAAGATGAGCAAGAGCTACGGCAACGCCATCTTCCTGAAGGATGCGGCGGAGGTGGTTTGGGACAAGCTCCGTCCCATGGTCACGGATCCGGCGAGGGTCAGAAGAACCGATCCGGGAGATCCTGAGAAATGCCCCGTGTTCGAGCTCCACACTTTTTTTACCCCTGAGAACCTACGGGATGAGGCGGCCGAGGGGTGTCGGAAGGCCTCTATCGGGTGCATCGACTGCAAAAAGATCCTTTACGGGGAGATGGAGAGGATCCTCGGTCCGCTTCGCGAGAAAAGAAGGATTTACGAGGATAAACCCGGCCTCGTTGGGGAGATCCTTGCCGATGGGAGCAAAAAGGCCCGGATGGAGTGCGGGAGGACCATGGACGCCGTCAGGAAGGCAATTCAGCTTTATCCCCTGCCCGCAGGGGGCCTGAAGGGATAA